A section of the Subtercola frigoramans genome encodes:
- a CDS encoding phosphatase PAP2 family protein produces the protein MRRGDERVARAVNGQHGHPVLDRAGVGLSTFANKGVLWFSIAAVLALTGHRRAAVRGSLSLLAASATANLVVKRMLGGPRPPLDTVQQARRLADHPASPSFPSGHSASAFAFATGVTLELPWMGFVLYPLAAAVAATRLLVGAHWASDVVGGATLGSVVAVVGSAVSKPKC, from the coding sequence GTGCGACGGGGAGACGAGCGGGTTGCTCGTGCGGTGAACGGGCAGCACGGGCATCCGGTGCTCGACCGCGCGGGCGTGGGGCTCTCGACATTCGCCAACAAAGGGGTGCTCTGGTTCAGCATTGCCGCCGTGCTCGCGTTGACCGGTCACCGACGTGCTGCCGTTCGGGGCAGCCTGTCTCTGCTGGCGGCGAGCGCGACGGCCAACCTGGTGGTGAAACGGATGCTCGGCGGGCCCCGACCCCCGCTCGACACCGTGCAGCAGGCGAGGCGTCTGGCCGATCATCCGGCATCACCCTCCTTTCCGTCTGGGCACTCGGCGAGCGCCTTCGCCTTCGCAACGGGAGTCACGCTGGAGCTGCCGTGGATGGGCTTCGTGCTGTATCCGCTGGCCGCGGCCGTCGCCGCCACGCGCCTACTGGTCGGAGCGCACTGGGCTTCGGATGTCGTGGGCGGTGCGACGCTCGGATCTGTTGTCGCGGTCGTGGGCTCAGCGGTTTCGAAACCGAAATGCTGA
- a CDS encoding fluoride efflux transporter FluC — translation MNAHGEPEEPDAHGEPADSFGDEFAELPVDSDLVEAESGEPAVGDPSLVPASDRRAAKPIHLRWRYAVIVIVGGTVGTALRELLSLVVPDLNGVALVILGINVVGAFLLGALLETLSRSGPDEGRRRRLRLLLGTGVLGGFTTYSTLATGTALLFVNGRPAAAALYAVATLLVGAVATFLGIVVAANRHRRRLDPVGNPDQDNGDGGGNGPGISGTAVGR, via the coding sequence GTGAACGCACACGGCGAACCCGAGGAACCCGACGCGCACGGCGAACCTGCCGACTCGTTCGGCGACGAGTTCGCCGAGCTGCCGGTCGACTCCGACCTCGTCGAGGCCGAATCGGGCGAACCGGCGGTCGGTGACCCGAGTCTCGTTCCTGCCAGCGACAGGCGGGCAGCCAAACCGATCCACCTGCGCTGGCGCTATGCCGTCATCGTCATCGTCGGCGGCACGGTCGGAACGGCCCTGCGCGAACTGCTCAGTCTGGTCGTGCCCGACCTGAACGGTGTCGCCCTGGTCATTCTGGGCATCAACGTCGTCGGCGCGTTCCTTCTCGGCGCGCTTCTCGAGACCCTGAGCCGCAGCGGACCAGACGAAGGGCGACGCCGACGACTCCGGCTGCTGCTCGGCACCGGCGTGCTCGGCGGGTTCACCACCTACAGCACCCTGGCAACGGGTACGGCACTGCTTTTCGTGAATGGGCGACCGGCGGCGGCGGCGCTCTATGCCGTGGCGACCCTTCTCGTCGGCGCGGTTGCGACATTCCTCGGAATCGTTGTCGCTGCGAACCGGCACCGCCGTCGTCTCGATCCGGTCGGCAACCCCGACCAGGACAACGGCGACGGCGGCGGCAACGGACCCGGCATCTCCGGCACGGCGGTGGGCCGGTGA
- the crcB gene encoding fluoride efflux transporter CrcB, whose translation MTPLTFALLSLAGGLGAALRFWLDGFVKSRFTGAYPLGTTIINVSGSLILGLITGLTLGNLVPQEFFFILGTGLMGGYTTFSTASFETVRLVQQRRWAPALMNGVGMLVLSVLAALLGLTLGQAL comes from the coding sequence GTGACCCCCTTGACCTTCGCCCTGCTCTCGCTCGCCGGCGGACTCGGTGCGGCACTGCGCTTCTGGCTCGACGGCTTCGTCAAGAGCCGGTTCACGGGCGCGTACCCGCTCGGCACCACCATCATCAACGTGTCAGGCTCCCTCATCCTCGGCCTGATCACGGGACTCACGCTCGGGAATCTCGTGCCGCAGGAGTTCTTCTTCATTCTGGGCACCGGGCTCATGGGCGGCTACACCACCTTCAGCACAGCCAGCTTCGAGACCGTACGCCTCGTGCAACAGAGGCGCTGGGCACCAGCCCTCATGAACGGCGTCGGGATGCTCGTGCTCTCGGTGCTCGCCGCGCTGCTCGGTCTCACCCTTGGCCAGGCTCTCTGA
- a CDS encoding APC family permease, whose product MTTSAEPSLARRLGLTDAVFIGLGSMIGAGIFAAFTPAAQAAGAGLLVGLVVAAIVAFCNATSSAQLAAAFPTSGGTYVYGREQLGPWWGFLAGWSFIIGKTASCAAMAITFAAYAAPAGWEKPVALLAVIGLAAVNYRGVTRTASLTRIVVVVVLIVLAIVVAAGFSTGLPAAGAVDSAGLLAHGWYGILQSGGLLFFAFAGYARIATMGEEVRDPARTIPRAITIALSAAVLIYAVIAVVVLGALGPAGVASSTAPLADTVALSGWSWAVPLVRIGAAVASLGALLALIAGIGRTTLAMAREGDVPRWLSAVHPKFAVPHRAEVTLAVVVCLLVLTVDLRAAISFSSFGVLVYYFVANLAAFTQARDQRRYPRVLQLLGLAGCTALVVTLPLTGIVVGIGVLAIGVAYRLVVRAAARRREVARRNR is encoded by the coding sequence GTGACAACTTCTGCAGAGCCCTCGCTCGCCCGGAGGCTCGGGCTCACCGACGCCGTGTTCATCGGGCTCGGTTCGATGATCGGGGCCGGGATCTTCGCCGCGTTCACCCCGGCCGCACAGGCCGCGGGAGCCGGCCTGCTCGTCGGGCTCGTGGTCGCCGCGATCGTCGCCTTCTGCAATGCGACCTCGTCGGCCCAACTCGCGGCCGCGTTCCCCACCTCCGGCGGAACCTACGTCTACGGCCGCGAGCAGCTCGGGCCCTGGTGGGGGTTCCTGGCCGGGTGGAGCTTCATCATCGGCAAGACGGCGAGCTGCGCAGCGATGGCCATCACTTTCGCGGCCTACGCCGCCCCGGCGGGCTGGGAGAAGCCCGTCGCGCTGCTCGCCGTGATCGGCCTTGCCGCCGTGAACTACCGCGGGGTCACACGCACCGCGTCACTGACCCGCATCGTCGTCGTCGTAGTGCTCATCGTGCTCGCGATCGTCGTGGCGGCCGGGTTCAGCACAGGGCTTCCCGCCGCCGGCGCTGTCGACTCCGCCGGTCTCCTCGCGCACGGGTGGTACGGCATCCTGCAGTCCGGCGGCCTGCTGTTCTTCGCCTTCGCAGGGTACGCCCGCATCGCGACCATGGGGGAGGAGGTGCGCGATCCCGCGCGCACCATTCCGCGCGCAATAACCATCGCCCTCAGCGCGGCCGTGCTGATCTATGCCGTCATCGCGGTCGTCGTTCTGGGTGCCCTCGGGCCTGCCGGTGTCGCTTCGTCGACGGCCCCGCTTGCCGACACGGTCGCGCTGAGCGGATGGTCATGGGCCGTGCCCCTGGTTCGAATCGGCGCAGCTGTGGCGTCGCTCGGCGCTCTGCTGGCACTCATCGCGGGCATCGGCCGCACCACGCTGGCGATGGCCCGCGAGGGTGATGTGCCGCGCTGGCTCTCTGCCGTGCATCCGAAATTCGCCGTACCGCACCGCGCAGAGGTCACGCTCGCTGTCGTCGTGTGTCTTCTGGTGCTCACAGTGGACTTACGCGCGGCCATCTCGTTCTCGTCGTTCGGCGTGCTCGTCTACTACTTCGTCGCAAACCTCGCCGCGTTCACACAGGCGAGGGATCAGCGTCGGTACCCGCGTGTGCTGCAGCTGCTGGGCCTGGCCGGATGCACGGCTCTCGTCGTCACGCTGCCCCTCACCGGCATCGTGGTCGGCATCGGCGTGCTGGCGATCGGGGTCGCCTACCGGCTGGTCGTCAGAGCAGCAGCACGTCGACGTGAAGTGGCGCGCAGAAATCGATGA
- a CDS encoding RES family NAD+ phosphorylase produces MVTPAPPVPFRPRESSLPEGTALYRVHHNSRLGNVFNPGVGGATRFAFFGEPPIATLYAAESEQAAVCETLLHDVPVRGGNVLPRSYRSSVASKLTTRRELKLASFLGTGLRALKIEASQLTATEAADYPATVRWAEAAYDAGFDGIEYMSHRCNSDRSFSFFGGRVTADDFSVSADYGRVFGIVGCDLDWLIDFCAPLHVDVLLL; encoded by the coding sequence ATGGTGACGCCTGCGCCCCCGGTTCCATTTCGCCCTCGCGAGTCCTCACTCCCCGAGGGAACCGCTCTCTATCGCGTGCATCACAACTCGCGACTGGGGAACGTATTCAACCCCGGCGTTGGCGGCGCGACTCGGTTCGCCTTCTTCGGCGAGCCTCCCATCGCCACGTTGTATGCGGCAGAGAGTGAACAGGCAGCAGTCTGCGAAACTCTGCTGCACGATGTTCCGGTACGCGGCGGCAACGTGCTCCCTCGGAGTTATCGAAGCTCCGTGGCATCGAAATTGACGACTCGACGAGAATTGAAGCTGGCGTCGTTTCTGGGCACCGGGCTTCGAGCACTGAAGATCGAAGCCTCCCAGCTGACAGCGACGGAGGCCGCGGACTATCCGGCCACAGTCCGGTGGGCCGAGGCGGCGTACGACGCTGGCTTCGACGGCATCGAATACATGAGCCATCGCTGCAACAGCGACCGGTCATTTTCGTTCTTCGGAGGCCGGGTGACGGCCGACGACTTCAGCGTTTCGGCAGACTACGGCCGCGTCTTCGGCATCGTCGGGTGTGATCTTGACTGGCTCATCGATTTCTGCGCGCCACTTCACGTCGACGTGCTGCTGCTCTGA
- a CDS encoding GNAT family N-acetyltransferase codes for MTSNDAHPFSFERVDYADPRAVSLRATMDEEMNARYSVDGEPIEALTLAALAVHPEDVRATVLVIDHDGTPIGHAVLRILRGDWEVKRVIVTGDQRGRGVGSALMLELENIARAEGAARLILQTGDRQPEAVALYEKIGYTPIPLYEPYATAIPFSLCFEKSLR; via the coding sequence ATGACTTCGAACGATGCACACCCCTTCTCGTTCGAGCGCGTCGACTACGCCGACCCTCGTGCCGTCTCGCTTCGAGCCACGATGGACGAGGAGATGAACGCCCGGTACTCCGTCGACGGCGAACCGATCGAAGCGCTCACGCTCGCCGCCCTCGCAGTGCACCCCGAAGACGTTCGCGCCACGGTTCTGGTCATCGACCACGACGGCACGCCGATCGGCCACGCCGTGCTGCGGATACTGCGGGGCGACTGGGAGGTCAAACGCGTCATCGTCACAGGTGACCAGCGCGGCCGCGGCGTGGGCAGCGCGCTGATGCTCGAACTCGAGAACATCGCCCGGGCGGAGGGCGCGGCCCGGCTCATTCTGCAGACCGGCGATCGCCAGCCCGAGGCCGTCGCGCTCTACGAGAAGATCGGCTACACACCGATTCCGCTCTACGAACCGTATGCAACCGCCATTCCGTTCTCACTCTGCTTCGAGAAGAGCCTCCGCTGA